In Carya illinoinensis cultivar Pawnee chromosome 10, C.illinoinensisPawnee_v1, whole genome shotgun sequence, one DNA window encodes the following:
- the LOC122279003 gene encoding uncharacterized protein LOC122279003: protein MVVKMMRWRPWPPLVSKKYEVRLVVRSLEGCDLVREGTDKGGVSARLTVEIKWKGPKLALSSLRRTAVKRNFTREVEVDAGASSQQNGVVEWEEDFQSLCTLSAYKDNVFHPWEIAFTVFNGLNQLQGPKNKVPVVGTASLNLAEYASAADHKEFELNLPLALSGNAAEPSPSLSISLSLLELRTAQETTEPMQESTVPVPSPTRSGEIISTEKDELSAIKAGLRKVKIFTEYVSARRTKKACREEEGSDGRCSARSEDSEYNYPFDTDSLEDFEDGESDEHKENSSVRKSFSYGSLAHANYAGGSYYSSTRINNEDENWVYYSNRKSDVGCSNIEDSVAPVPEPSLLQGSKRSILPWRKRKLSFRSPKAKGEPLLKKAYGEEGGDDIDFDRRQLSSDECPSLGWHKTDEDSFANRSSVSEFGDDNFAVGSWEQKQVTSRDGHMKLETQVFFASIDQRSEQAAGESACTALVAVIADWFQNNRDLMPIKSQFDSLIREGSLEWRSLCENETYKEQFPDKHFDLDTVIQAKIRPLSVVPGQSFIGFFHPEEMEEGRFDFLHGAMSFDSIWDEISCTGLECPGNGEPQVYIVSWNDHFFILKVEPEAYYIIDTLGERLYEGCNQAYILKFDRSTVIYKMPNVAESPEDKTSNNQHQNQQAQLANMKEEGSVAGVVGIIPEEPIKSEEEEEVVCRGKESCKAYIKSFLAAIPLRELQVDIKKGLMTSTPLHHRLQIEFHYTQFFQPESETPAPEMTAATTQIVDVALASTS from the exons ATGGTGGTGAAGATGATGAGGTGGCGGCCGTGGCCGCCTCTGGTGTCTAAGAAGTACGAGGTGAGGCTTGTGGTGCGGAGTCTGGAGGGGTGTGATCTGGTGCGGGAGGGTACAGATAAGGGAGGGGTCTCTGCGAGATTGACTGTGGAGATTAAGTGGAAGGGTCCGAAATTGGCGCTGAGTTCGCTGAGGAGGACCGCCGTGAAGAGGAACTTCACGAGGGAGGTGGAGGTGGACGCAGGTGCTTCGTCTCAACAAAACGGCGTCGTCGAGTGGGAGGAGGACTTTCAGAGCCTCTGTACTCTCTCTGCGTACAAGGATAATGTATTTCACCCGTGGGAGATCGCTTTCACTGTCTTCAAt GGATTAAATCAACTTCAAGGGCCAAAGAACAAGGTTCCTGTTGTTGGAACAGCTTCATTGAACCTTGCTGAATATGCTTCTGCAGCTGATCACAAAGAGTTTGAATTAAACCTCCCTCTTGCACTCTCTGGCAATGCAGCCGAGCCTTCTCCTTCACTCAGT ATATCACTGAGCTTACTGGAACTCAGAACTGCTCAAGAGACCACAGAGCCAATGCAGGAATCAACAGTGCCTGTTCCATCGCCTACCCGATCAGGAGAAATTATCTCAACCGAAAAGGATGAGCTTTCTGCAATTAAAGCTGGTCTTAGGAAAGTAAAGATTTTTACTGAGTATGTCTCTGCCAGGAGAACGAAAAAGGCCTGCCGAGAGGAAGAGGGCAGTGATGGCAGGTGCTCTGCCAGGAGTGAGGACAGTGAGTATAATTACCCATTTGACACAGACTCGCTTGAGGATTTTGAGGATGGAGAATCAGATGAGCACAAGGAGAATTCCAGTGTCAGGAAGTCATTTAGTTATGGCTCACTGGCACATGCTAATTATGCTGGAGGATCATATTATTCCAGTACAAGGATTAACAATGAGGATGAGAATTGGGTTTACTATAGCAATCGCAAATCTGATGTTGGGTGCTCCAACATTGAGGATTCAGTTGCACCAGTGCCTGAGCCATCGCTATTGCAAGGTTCAAAGCGCAGCATACTACCTTGGAGGAAGAGGAAGCTAAGCTTCAGGTCTCCTAAAGCCAAAGGAGAGCCGTTATTGAAGAAGGCATATGGAGAAGAAGGTGGGGACGACATTGATTTTGATCGTAGACAGCTTAGTTCTGATGAATGTCCTTCACTTGGG TGGCACAAGACAGACGAGGATTCATTTGCAAATCGATCCTCAGTCTCTGAGTTTGGGGATGACAATTTTGCCGTAGGCAGTTGGGAGCAGAAACAAGTGACAAGTCGGGATGGACACATGAAACTTGAGACCCAAGTTTTCTTTGCTTCCATTGATCAACGGAGTGAGCAGGCAGCAGGTGAGAGTGCATGTACGGCCCTTGTTGCTGTCATTGCAGACTGGTTTCAGAACAATCGTGATCTTATGCCCATAAAATCCCAATTTGATAGTCTCATAAGAGAAGGCTCGTTAGAGTGGAGAAGCCTTTGTGAGAATGAAACCTATAAGGAGCAGTTCCCTGACAAGCACTTTGATCTTGACACAGTCATCCAAGCCAAGATACGCCCTCTTTCTGTTGTTCCTGGGCAGTCCTTTATTGGGTTTTTCCATCCGGAGGAGATGGAAGAGGGAAGATTTGACTTTCTGCATGGTGCCATGTCCTTTGACAGCATTTGGGATGAGATAAGCTGCACTGGTTTGGAATGCCCAGGCAATGGTGAACCTCAGGTTTATATTGTCAGTtggaatgatcattttttcatcCTCAAAGTTGAGCCGGAAGCTTATTACATCATTGACACATTGGGGGAGAGGCTGTACGAGGGATGCAATCAGGCCTATATCTTGAAATTTGATCGCAGCACTGTAATTTACAAAATGCCAAATGTTGCAGAGTCACCGGAAGACAAAACATCCAATAACCAGCATCAGAACCAGCAGGCCCAGCTAGCCAACATGAAGGAAGAGGGTTCTGTAGCAGGGGTGGTAGGAATTATACCTGAGGAACCCATAAAGagtgaggaggaagaggaagttGTGTGTCGAGGGAAGGAGTCATGTAAAGCGTACATTAAGAGTTTCTTGGCTGCTATTCCACTTAGGGAATTACAGGTGGATATAAAGAAGGGTCTAATGACATCAACACCTCTTCATCACCGGTTACAGATTGAATTCCACTACACCCAATTCTTTCAACCAGAATCTGAAACTCCAGCACCCGAAATGACTGCAGCTACGACACAAATTGTCGATGTTGCATTAGCTTCCACCTCATAG
- the LOC122279827 gene encoding RING-H2 finger protein ATL70-like produces MNSTAGSGGLLDNIGGFGYGIGISIGILLLITTITLASYCCTRADQPTEPARSRRTAPQVIESQNYVVDVGLDEATILSYPKLLYSEAKIKKKDSTATCCSICLADYKSSDMLRLLPDCGHLFHFKCVDPWLRLHPTCPVCRTSPMPTPLSTPLAEVVPLASRRD; encoded by the coding sequence ATGAACAGCACAGCAGGATCAGGTGGACTTCTCGACAACATCGGAGGATTTGGCTATGGCATCGGAATTTCGATCGGAATCCTCCTGCTTATCACGACCATCACCCTGGCTTCTTATTGCTGCACCAGGGCAGACCAACCAACAGAACCGGCAAGAAGTCGGAGGACTGCTCCTCAGGTAATCGAATCACAAAACTATGTTGTCGACGTTGGGCTGGATGAGGCCACCATCCTGAGTTATCCAAAGCTGCTCTACTCCGAGGCTAAGATCAAGAAGAAAGACTCCACGGCCACATGCTGCTCCATATGTTTAGCAGATTACAAGAGTAGCGATATGCTCCGGCTTCTGCCTGATTGTGGGCACCTCTTCCACTTCAAGTGTGTTGACCCGTGGCTGCGTCTGCACCCCACCTGTCCAGTTTGTAGAACATCTCCAATGCCAACACCCCTCTCGACACCTCTAGCCGAGGTGGTTCCACTGGCAAGCAGGAGGGATTGA
- the LOC122279988 gene encoding uncharacterized protein LOC122279988: MATTSFMAITMMAMAMAAVSVGASDNNRVHSPCSDTTVARSDGFTFAIAFAAKNSFLYNSALQLSPCDSRLRLSSSNSQIALFRPKVDEISLLTVNSSSFKPDSYGYMVAFAGRKYAARSVPTFVANSSYTVTSFTLVLEFQKGRLQNLYWKRDGCSKCSGKTNFVCLNNQHCAIKTSSCKNHGSTVDCSLGIQLAFSGTDKHLSALNSWYEVEKLRQYSLYGLYSNLKDSLTGQYNKIF; the protein is encoded by the exons ATGGCGACTACGTCGTTTATGGCGATTACTATGATGGCGATGGCGATGGCGGCGGTGTCGGTCGGAGCAAGCGACAACAACCGGGTACACTCGCCGTGCTCGGACACGACGGTGGCAAGGTCCGACGGGTTCACTTTCGCGATCGCGTTCGCGGCTAAGAACTCGTTCCTATACAACAGCGCCCTCCAGCTGTCCCCCTGTGACAGCAGGCTTCGCCTTTCCTCCTCCAACTCTCAGATCGCGCTCTTCAGGCCCAAGGTCGACGAGATCTCACTCCTCACCGTCAACTCCTCCTCCTTCAAACCG GACTCTTATGGGTATATGGTTGCATTTGCGGGTCGGAAATATGCTGCAAGGTCTGTTCCTACGTTTGTTGCGAATAGTTCATACACTGTAACCAGCTTTACTCTT GTGCTTGAGTTTCAGAAGGGCAGGCTGCAAAACTTGTATTGGAAAAGGGATGGTTGCTCCAAATGTTCAGGAAAAACTAACTTTGTCTGTCTCAATAATCAGCATTGTGCAATCAAAACATCCAGCTGCAAGAACCATGGATCCACTGTAGATTGCAGTCTTGGGATACAATTAGCATTCTCTGGTACGGATAAGCACCTTTCAGCTCTCAACTCATGGTATGAAGTGGAAAAACTTCGTCAGTACTCGCTTTATGGTCTTTATTCAAATCTCAAGGATTCTCTCACTGGCCAGTATAACAAGATTTTCTAA
- the LOC122279006 gene encoding putative phosphatidylglycerol/phosphatidylinositol transfer protein DDB_G0282179, whose amino-acid sequence MEAFRFKLLTPLLLSLCLVVPLTLATDVKYCDKNADYAVKVKGVEIIPYPVARGKPATFSISASTGKAISGGKMVIDVSYYGWHIHSETHDLCGETSCPVSTGNFVVSHSQELPGFTPPGSYSLKMKMYDADKIELTCIGFDFEIGFGSSVADS is encoded by the exons ATGGAGGCCTTTCGATTCAAGCTTCTCACCCCCCTCCTCCTTTCGCTTTGTCTGGTTGTACCTTTGACCCTTGCAACCGACGTCAAGTACTGCG atAAGAATGCTGACTACGCTGTTAAGGTCAAAGGCGTTGAGATAATCCCGTATCCCGTTGCGAGAGGCAAGCCGGCTACCTTCAGCATCTCAGCCTCTACAG GGAAAGCAATATCTGGAGGAAAAATGGTGATTGATGTCTCGTATTATGGATGGCACATCCACAGTGAGACCCATGACCTTTGTGGAGAGACATCTTGCCCTGTTTCAACTGGCAATTTCGTGGTTTCTCACTCACAAGAGTTACCTGGATTTACTCCCCCA GGCTCATACTCTCTTAAGATGAAGATGTACGATGCAGACAAAATTGAGCTGACCTGCATTGGCTTTGATTTTGAGATCGGTTTTGGCTCATCTGTGGCTGATAGCTAA
- the LOC122279005 gene encoding uncharacterized protein At5g39865-like translates to MSSLSCPLIPSLVILTQTLHALYSEFWTRVEAMKGTRGKFFMKLKFIPSFSTLKQGLGPQLDPSEKVSSQNCQIPPVYKERDGKSNNLLELLVGSTGVSELDNHPQDEEMELDVSFSDKDCFTSSIKTKDKVLAKETPEIPILSRSIMEHGGTHEVKEFEEICPPGGSDSIVFYTTSLRGIRKTFEDCSTIRFLLESFKVLFYERDVSMHLEYREELWNIMGSRVIPPRIFIKGRYIGGADEVVSLHEQGKLRKLLEVIPLDPSSSSCSGCANVRFVVCPNCNGSRKIIADGESDDLFIRCPECNENGLVKCPTCS, encoded by the coding sequence ATGTCATCCTTATCTTGTCCTCTAATCCCCTCTCTAGTCATTCTCACCCAAACCTTACATGCATTGTACTCAGAATTTTGGACCAGAGTAGAAGCTATGAAAGGGACGAGGGGAAAGTTCTTTATGAAATTGAAATTCATACCATCATTTAGTACCTTGAAACAAGGTCTAGGCCCTCAGTTAGACCCCTCGGAGAAGGTTTCCAGTCAAAACTGTCAAATTCCACCAGTTTACAAAGAACGAGATGGGAAGAGCAACAACCTCTTAGAGTTATTAGTTGGCAGTACTGGCGTGTCTGAACTGGATAACCATCCTCAGGATGAAGAAATGGAATTGGACGTCAGTTTTAGCGACAAAGATTGCTTTACATCCTCCATAAAGACCAAAGACAAGGTGCTTGCCAAGGAAACTCCAGAGATTCCAATCTTGTCACGCAGCATCATGGAACATGGTGGTACACATGAAGTAAAAGAATTCGAAGAGATATGTCCACCCGGGGGAAGTGACTCCATAGTTTTCTACACAACAAGCTTGAGAGGTATCAGGAAAACATTCGAGGACTGCAGCACAATCCGGTTCTTGTTGGAAAGCTTTAAAGTATTGTTCTACGAGAGAGATGTTTCAATGCATTTGGAATATAGGGAAGAACTTTGGAACATCATGGGTAGTAGAGTGATCCCTCCAAGGATTTTCATAAAGGGGAGGTACATTGGAGGAGCTGATGAAGTTGTCAGTTTACATGAGCAAGGCAAGCTTAGGAAGCTCTTGGAAGTTATACCACTCGACCCATCCAGTTCCTCATGCAGTGGGTGCGCCAATGTGAGATTTGTGGTGTGCCCTAATTGCAATGGCAGCCGGAAGATTATTGCAGATGGGGAAAGCGATGACTTGTTCATTCGATGCCCTGAATGTAATGAAAATGGGTTGGTTAAATGCCCAACTTGCAGCTGA